The sequence below is a genomic window from Ipomoea triloba cultivar NCNSP0323 chromosome 2, ASM357664v1.
ATATTGTATCTTTGCCCAGAATATGGCATGGGTGGTAATCTTTCAACACATGGAGACATTTATAGCTATGGGATTCTTTTATTAGAGATCTTTACAGGGAAAAGTCCAACCGACGATATATTCTGTAATGATTTAAATCTTCGTACCTTTGTGAAGATTTCCATCCCAGAACAAGTTATGACCGTCTCGGACCCCTTACTTCTAGAAGATAAAGATATCAACTTGACTGGAAGCACCAAAACTGAAAGGGTCACAAAGCATGACAAGATTATTGGGTGCCTCCAATCAATTTTTACAATTGGAATTGGTTGCTCTGAAGAGTTACCTGGAGATAGAATGGAGTTGAAAAATGTCATTAAAGAGTTGCAACATATTAAAAGCACCCTTCTAACCTAACACCACCTTCTATTCATGTGTGTTATATTTATTCTGTGGGTTCTGTATTGCTTTACTTTTTGTAGTTGATATTTGATATACTATAGGAATAAGTTCGAGTTTctttgtactcaaaaaaaaaaaaaaaaaaagtccaagttTTTTTAgcgcaattgttataccatggaccggGATTCATATTCTATTGTGAATcctgatataaaaattatgtatcatCAATTAACACATTTCATACCTACAATTAAATTTGCGTCGAGAAAATTTAGAGAGCTGTGTAAGTTGTAACAAAAGGAAGCACTTCCCCTTCCTTTTCTGAGGAGATCACAGCCTctaacaaacttttttttttccttttttttttttggtttcaagATATTTCTTCTGTAATAATCTTCTAGGCTTCTAAGTTCTAAACCATTTTAATTTTCAAGTGTTATGTGACATGTCAAATTATCAATTACcaaagaattaaaaatttattcataaaaatataaaaattacagGAAATTACACATTTTGCTTGTTTAAGCAcatgttttaaatttaatagCTCAATTCCAAAAACTTATTATCAATGGCCTAGGTTCACAGTTCTTCCAAAATTTTAAGGTCTAATAATCACATTAAACTTCAATTAATctagaaataaagaaaaattattcCACAAGCCATCTCCAAAAATGCCATTCTGGTTCACTCTTACAACTTAGAACTGGCATAAAGATGTCACGAGGCtagtattaaattaaattaaacaaaaaatacaaaaagtaaATAACTACATTTGAAGTGAACATGAACCAAATGTAACCAAAGCATTCAATTATTCCTCTCAATAAACTATCAATTAGCTTACTGGGAAACAAAGTTAATGGCCTATGCATGCCttctcaaacaaataaaatcacTATCACTATACATGCTAAACATGTCATTAGTGCAATTTTCATGTGCTTTCTCAGTAGGCTGGAAAAAATGCTAAATAAAGACACAAGATGCTAGGAGAAAGCATAGATCAAAAGAACTTGCAGTTCTAATTATGCAAGAAAGCCGCAAGATACTTGAACACCAAAAATTCAAGATTTAGATACTTGAACACCACAAATTCAAGATTTAGACACTTGAACACCACAAATTCAATATTTAGATACTTGAAACACCACAAACTCAAGATTTAGATACTTGAAACAccaaaaattcaatatttagACACTTGAACATCACAAATTCAAGGATTTAGATACTTGGAACACCACAAATTCAAGACTTAAAACCTAACCTGCCACTCAATTCATATGACACAAGGACTATTATTCAAATAGATACTCAAGAATAGCTTATACAAGAATTCCAAGATGGCCTATGCGTGCGGTAATTCcacaattcacaatttgtatttATGCCATCCTAGCTTCATACTGTAAATATAACATGTAACCAGTCAACGATCATTAAATTTACTCATCAGCAAGAAATAAACCCATACAAAAATCTACTTTGAACCTACAACAAGCAAAAAGTAAAAGTACTACAATGGTGAAATACTGAAATGTGAAAATTTCCCTAATCAATCCATTCACCCAAGCAATGCATATACTCTCAATGTTTAAAAGTAGGCAGCAACAACATCTATGGGTGTCTATAATCTAACAGAAACAAAGAAAATCCACAAAAAATAGTGCAGCGAtctaataaacaaagaaaaccaGGAGTCATCTGTCCAGAGAGGTTCACTACATAACCATACATAGATAGAACAGAGAATCAATTTTATCAAGAAAAGAACTAAAGAAGATATAAGACAATTTGTTTTTCATGATATAAGAACTCCATAAACAAATGAGAAATCACCCACATTGTTACAGGAAAGTCTGGTATCAAAAAGAACTGAAAATATACTGAAGCATAATAGTCTCAAtaagaaattcaaaataaactttAAGTTACTCAAAATCCTTTTAACTACTCGATTAAAACAAACAATAGGAAATAAACCTAAGCCGTGAGAACGACAGCGCCACCGGCTTCCTTTATCTTCTTCTCTGCAATTTTGGAGATAAGCTTGGCCTTCACGACCACAGGCTGAGACGGCGGCAAGACACCTTTACCCAAAACCTTGAAGTATCCGAACTGGGTGACGTCAATCACAGGGGCGGAGTCCTTGCTATTGGCGGCCTTCTCCTTGATCTCCGTCGGGAGCAGAGACCACAGCTTATCAATGTTGACGGTTGGGCAGAAGAACTTGTTCCGAAGCTTGTGGAAGTAGCGCATACCGACTTTCCCGAAGTATCCGGGATGGTACTTGTCGAAGAGTATGCGGTGGTGGTGCATACCTCCGGCGTTACCGCGCCCTCCGGGATGCTTCCGGTGCTTGCCGATACGGCCGTGACCGGCGCTCACGTGGCCGCGCTTCTTCCGGTTCTTCTTGAATCGGGTCGTCATTTTCGTATCCCCGCTCTCCAAAGCAGTTGTTACGCAGCTCTGTGTGTTGAGAAATTTATACAGGTTGCCAAGAGGGGATGCTAGGGTTTCACGGATGCCATGTATAATTACTATTGCACCCTTGGTAAGGTATTCTAATTTTTAAACACCACCACTGCTATGGTAATTTGGGTTAGTGTAATTTGACATGTACtcttatttttattcaatatttttactaatattaattttaatcccatgaatattaacaaatgGCATTTTTTATCCGTATGtttaattcttattaatttttgattagtgtacttttattatttttactccAGATTTTTATTAACACTAATTTTAGTCCCCGAGTATTAACAAATGTCATTTTTAACCCGCATGTTTAATTCTTATCAGTTTTCAttcacaattattaattttattactactaatttttatttatgactatttgttttaattttaaaattcatcaTGCCGGGCCCAATTTCAATTCGCAACTTTCCTCCTCAAATTCGCAGATGATTATGAGAGTAAAGAGATTTAAGACACTCAATTGTTTACCCCTTCAGATGAATATGAGAGTAATATCCGCATCGTAAATATAACAAATACTACGGGTGTTGGTTCTAGTGATTCTGACAGGGAAAAAAATTGCAGAAAACAAGAACATTCAAGTTGGCTAAATCCTTTCAGCAAACCAAAGTACCAAACTCTACCTTTTTCaatgttcataaacatcaaTTTGATGGCATTCTAATAGAAATACAGTTTAGAAAACAAGAGTGCATAATATATCAGCTTTCAGCAGCAGCAATTCAGTTTCTGGGTAAGCTCTATCTAGTACTGCACAAGACTAGGTGATCTCTGAACTATCATGAATGTGCTATTTCTAGTGTCAACAACACATCTATGGATCAGTATAATACTACCAATGTCTTTTCGCTCCAAGTGGAATTGTATTAGATCCCGAAATCAACCCACGGTTTCCAAAGCCTCCCCGCCCTCTAGAGCGGAAGTTGTTTCCTGAAGCTCAGAAAATCAAATTCAATCTATCAGCACCATTTCTCGTTGGTAATTATAACTGCCAAACATTGGCTATCAGCACCAACTATATATAACACATACCTCCAGAGCTGAAACCACCAGGGCGTGCCATTGCTGCCAACTGAGGGGGAACAATTTGACCTGCTTGCTGAAGGATCTTAACAAGTTCTCTGGCAAACTTTGCATTTCCATGGGTAAAAAATGTAAATGCAGTTCCCTTGGCCCCGGCCCGACCAGTTCTTCCTATCCTATGAACATAATCCTCAAGACATGTAGGAAAATCATAATTGATTACACATTTTATGTCCTTCACATctacaaaagaaaaacaatcatAAGATCAAGGACAcactgaaaaaaataaaatgatcagACATACACCCGCAACTTGCTACCTTATCCCTGCACTAATAAGATCTTAGTGATTGTGTGTAAGATAATACAGTCCTAATATATTGTGCCCACCTTAACTTTGCAGGGATAAGGAGCAGCTCCACCACCACAACTCCAAAAATGAAATAACGAATCATTAAATAATCTTGTGAGTCAACCGGGCTGTCACGACAATCAGCTTGTTAACTGTGGATGGGCAGCATTAACCTCAAGCATATTCTTTAGAATCTTAGAACCAATAACTGGAACCATACCATTTCTGGTCCAAAAGTCAAGGATGCCAAAAAAACCCCAATTTGTATAAACATAGTCCACCAGTAAACCTCTTGGTACAACACAGAAAGAACAGTTAATATAACCTATCATATCGCCTTCTTCAATAACCATACACACATACCCTCCTAAATCAGAAATCTGATActctattacaatttttaaaaaaaattaaaattaaaagattgaCAAAACATGAGACCTaacattttactaaaatgaGATCAACATATTCACCACCACATTTTAGGCCAATGtctgtttatttttatttctaatctTTTGACAATCCAAAATTTGGATTGAATCCTCTAATGCATGAAAGCACAATACATTCTCAATAGATAAGTAACACTCTTTCCACTGGACTAGCTAATTTCAGTAGCCTTACAA
It includes:
- the LOC116008528 gene encoding 60S ribosomal protein L27a-3-like; this translates as MTTRFKKNRKKRGHVSAGHGRIGKHRKHPGGRGNAGGMHHHRILFDKYHPGYFGKVGMRYFHKLRNKFFCPTVNIDKLWSLLPTEIKEKAANSKDSAPVIDVTQFGYFKVLGKGVLPPSQPVVVKAKLISKIAEKKIKEAGGAVVLTA